From the Chelonoidis abingdonii isolate Lonesome George chromosome 4, CheloAbing_2.0, whole genome shotgun sequence genome, the window AGGTGAATGCAGGGAGAGTAATTTGTATCTCTATCCTTTTGAAGTTCCCTATCTGTGGTGAGGCATGGTATTTCATACATAATGTGATGCTTGAGTGACAAGCTCAGGCAGACTTCTGTCTTCAACGTGGTATTTCCTTACTTTTAAGGTTTTGGGTAGTTGGACAGGTTGTACCCTGGAACAACCTTAACAGTTTTTTAATGGTTTTGGTTTTCATATTATTCTCCTAACATAGATATCAGTTTTTAATTGAATAGCCAAAACACTTTTGGTTGGACATTTCCTGGCAATTGATGACCAGATAGGTAAATGGCTTGATATACACCGCttcctcgatataacgccacccgatataacacaaatttggatgtaacacggtaaagcagtgctccaggggggtggggctgcacactccggtggatcaaagcaagttcagtataacacggtttcactataacgcggtaagattttttggctcccgaggacagtgttgtagcaaggtagaggtgtagtttaatattaaaattgttaataatTTATAAGGTTTACTGAGTACTACTAATAGTTAATCATAAGTTCTGCATCCCAAAGTTTAAGAAATCATGAGCTAGTTGGGGCACAATTTCAGATTGTGGCCAAACAGGCAAACATTTCTCTTCATCCTCCACCAGCAGCTGAAATCTCAATATTTGCCACAGTAGTGGATTAGTGGTGGCCAGTGCAGTGGGATGAATAATAatctctgcttcttttactcAAATCACAGCATGCCTGGACTAAGCTGTAGATTCTACCAGCATAAATTTCCAGAGGTAGACGATGTAGTGATGGTCAATGTTCGATCCATTGCTGAAATGGGAGCTTATGTCAGCCTACTGGAATACAACAACATTGAAGGCATGATTCTTCTTAGTGAACTATCCAGGAGACGTATCCGCTCCATAAACAAACTCATCCGCATAGGCAGGAATGAGTGTGTTGTGGTCATAAGGGTCGACAAAGAAAAAGGTATGTTGGGACAGTAGGTGGAATGACATTTAGGATTCTAATTGTAAAAAACAGTGCTGTTAAACCTGGGACCCTCGCTACTCTGAGTTTGTAATtggcttttttaaatatatagtggTACAAAgtaaggtctgatcctgcaagctgctgtcCTTGTGAGTTatccttactcaggcaagtaGTCCTGTTGGCTTCAGAGGGCCTGCTTATAGGAGTGAGGAGAAGTCCTGCCAAGgaggatttgcaggatcaggcgtTAAGACTTCTAAACTTCATGCATGGTCAACAAACCATAGTGAAATggcattttattttgaaagctcAATAGTGCTTCTGCTTGTTGATACTGAGAGAGGAAAACTGTGACCAACAATACTACTGGTGCagtgaaaataaactgaaataatgaacaatttcctcattcacaccacacagtccatcctgtgcactaaatAAGGCAAAGGCAATGTGTACACAATattatatgatcatgtaattggACTGCATTATATAGTGCACAAGTAAGGTcgcataggcaaccttaactttggTATTTCGTGACTTTTGAATAATTAGCATTACAACTTGAAAGTTATTTTAATGCATTTGGTATAGGATACAGCATACAAGCAATCCACTGAATATTTTCAGATAACAGTGCTACGTCTGTGTTCTGACCTAAGTAGTTAATGAAACACACAAGCATCCTCTTTTAGAACCAGGAAAATATAGTTGTTTCATTTGTATAGTCCAGTGTTGGCCAGATTTACTGACACTCTGAACCATGTACAACAAGCTTTAGAATTTGGAGAGTTGGggcacacctgctggggcttggggctcagccccactcctcctgaagccccaagccctggcaggcatACCCCatgggctgaagccccaagacacctcttccccactgggcagaagcccctaccccactGCAAAGCAGAGCTCCtgtgttcttttctctctttcccctccaacccccacacctagtgcaggggcggggggtttcacaagctgcactttaactgtaaaagagccacatgtggctcatgagccacagtttggtCACTCTGATATAGTCTTTCATATAAAATGTATTCCTAAAATACTTCTCAGAATTAAATCACAgataaaagcagagagagaaattgagAGGGTTAATAAGGGAGAGGAAACATTTTCAGATGAGATTTGAAATGAGTTGGAGAGATGCAGAAAGTCTGTTCCAGATGAGAGAAGCTGCACTGAAGGATACTTTTTACCTTTACAGATTTCATCCTCCTTTTAACAAACTCTCTTGGGGTTATCTGTGTCCCTTATTGAACCCTGAGAGGAACTCCTGAGATGGACTAGTTGGTATGCCATTTGGAACCTATCAGTGCTGCTACTTAATCAGACAGGATTAAGCAATGGAAGACATGCCTACCTGTAGTATATGCACATGCTGTGCTCTCATTTCTTACATAGATGTGATCAAGGAACTGCCACAGAAATTGAGCCCAGATCTTGGCTATCATACTGTAGAGCCTTACACATCTAAACTACCAAGAATGCCAACTTCAAATGGTTTCTtgtgaaatgccaccaaaaatatCCCTTTTAATTTACTTTTCTGGGTGCCAGCGTCATTGTCACTAAGAATGTGCACAGCTCTTGGAAGATTAGTGGCTAGTTAATCGCTCAAGTAGAGCATAAGGAGAAACTTGTACTAAATTTTGGGTCAAATGCTCTTAAATGGAAGCCATATTTAAAGAATGTTGGTGACATAAAAGGTAGCTGTTTTAAGTTGATTTACAATCCAAAGAACAAATTTTAATATGCTAAAACAGGTTCACTCTTCATGTTGTTCATCTCTGATTAAATTATTCTGAAAGTTCTGCTTCGCTTATAAGTGATCTCAGTGGCTGATGTGTAAGGCATGGAGAGAAGGCAAAGGGAAAGCCCTGATCCAAAAGCAAAGTGTATTGCTGGCTTTTTCCATGAAATAGTAAAAACTTTCAGATGTGGTGGTGAGGATTGGCATTTGTCACTAATGTAAGTGAAGTGTTTGTACTCTGTACCTTAAAGTATACTGAAATTGAATCTTTCAAAatgtccaccccacccccccacccccgttagGTTACATTGACTTGTCAAAAAGAAGAGTTTCCCCAGAGGAGGCAATCAAATGTGAAGACAAATTCACCAAATCAAAAACTGTAAGTTGTTGTCTGTGCTTTACGTTACTTTGTTGCCTTCTAACCACGTATATTGCCAACCACAGAGAGCTGAACTGTTGTGAAAATGAAATGCCATTCTAGTTCCTTTAACACACTTTGAAATATATGACTGGGGTTTAGACTGGGAGCTGAGACTCCTGGCTTCTGTTTCCACCTCCGTCACTGACTGTCACATGTTGTTTAGTATAACACTCCTCAAATGGGTATAAATAATATCACCCTTTCACATGTGCAGAATAGGTTAATGTTGATAAAGCACTTTAGGATATTTAATTGCATAGGGTTTAGTATATAATTGTCCTGTGCAGTGCTGGGTAGGGAAAATCATACAGTGTCAGCACCCTAAAGCTTTCAATTTATAACTCTTTAGAATTGCTGTCTTTTATTTGAACATTCTTTACTCTTactatttgtgttacagtagcacctggaggcTCCAACAAAGAGCAGGCTCTGTtgtgcactgtacaaatgcataatAAGGAGAGAGAATCGCTGTGCCGAAGAGAttacaatttaaataatattaGTCACTGAGGTCCTTCATCCCCTCcctcttttttctgtttgtcCTAGGTTTACAGTATCCTTCGCCATGTTGCTGAGGTGTTGGAATACACTAAGGATGAGCAGCTGGAGAGTCTGTTCCAGAGAACTGCCTGGGTATTTGATGACAAGTACAAAAGACCAGGATATGGTGCTTATGATGCATTCAAGCATGCAGTCTCGTAAGGGCACCTTTTTACTCTTATTGTTTAATTCCTTAGCTGCAGACAAGTGTTTCTCGGAAAAGAGCCATCAACATTTTCCTCTTAGCCCATTGGACAACTGGCAGCGTTTGTCTCACACTGGTCAAATAAGTCTCACAATTCCCAATTTTTGTCTGCCACGTGCTTTTTTTAGATAACGTCTGTTTCAGGCAGCACCAATGTGGTGCTCTCATCGGAGCTCTTTAACACTGAGAACTAGATTCCAAGGATTCTGCCTTATTCGCCCTCGAGCGTGTCACTTTGCAGAGGcctgtttttaaaagtaattggCTTTGGTATGGAGTAAGGTGTTGTTTGAACACAGAAGAATGGGTTTATAAGTGCCGCCAGTCTGGAGGAAAAATGGCATCCTTAAGGAGCGTTACAGTACTtttcacacaccaaaaaaaagtaAAGGGTTTAGCCTTTCTGTCTTTGTCAATTTCCAGCTCACTTAAATCAAGTACCTCATTAACTTGTTTTCTTCTGTGGTCattgctagggccctaccaaattcacagccatgaaaaacgtgtcacagccagtcttttgtatgcttttatcctatactatacagatttcacaagggagaccagcatttctctaACTGGGAATCCtggcccaaaaaggagttgggaggGGGAGAGTCCACAgtattgctactcttacttctgcactgccttcagagctgaatgGCCAGACAGTGGCGGCTAttggctgggcgcccagctctgcaggcagcagcggaGAAGTAAGGGTAGCGATattataccatgccatccttacttctgcgctgctggtggtggcagctctgccttcagatctgggctctCGGCCAGCAGCCGTCACTTCAGCTGCTGCACTCTGAACACAGAGCCGCCACCAgcggcagtgcagaaataaggctagcagtaccgcaaccctcccccccccgccccctacaATAACCTCACGACACCCCTCCTCATCCCACAGCtactttttgggtcaggacccctacaattacagcaatgtgaaatttcagatttaaatagctgaaatcatgaatttacaatttttaaaatcctgtgactgtgaaattgaccaaatgctatctgaatttggtagggcccctaTAGTCATTgcaaatcatcttttttttttttttttttttttttttttttaaatgactttcagAAAGTACATACGTCAGATTTTTCCCTAATGTGTCAACTAGGTCTCCTTTCACTTGTCTCCAAATTAGGTGTTCCCAAGCATATGCCTGTAATACAGAAACACAAGTGTATTGAGGTTGATCTGTTTGAAGCAGATGTTGCTTACCTGTAATTTAACAGGTTTGTTACATTAgaccatattttcaaatgtatcAGTGAGGTTGGACTGTCATTCCTTTAAGGCGGTATTTCTCAACCtctttgataccagggactggcttgctgccttcctaaactttATCAGGGATATCTCCGGGACGGCACTGGTCCATGGGCcggttgttgagaaacactgacctacGGGATTGGAAGCAGAAGCTGTGCATCAGTTGAAATAGTTTGTACTGAGATACAGGCCATTCACTTACAGGCTGATTTGTTGAGACGTGGCAGTTCCTCTTAATAGTGCCTTCACGAAAGGTCAATTGGCAAACCAAAATTGGGTTTATCAGAAAATACTTCCCCCTCTTCTCTAGATTTTGTATTTTAGAATGGGAAGAAAGAAGTGTAACTTCAGTTCACCTCTAGGTGTCAGTGACTGGTTATTTCAATCTGTGCATGTTTTCTTATGTCCACCTGGAGATTCAGGGCTTTTATTACTGGTTTTTAATCCTCCATAAATTGTATCTGTATATTGTGTTTTGAGATCAATTGACAGTACTTCAAGTTGACTAACAAGGCTTCCATGGAGAAAGTTTTAGTTTAATGAAGGGAAGCTCACTGATTAATGGATCATCAGGTCACAATGCTCCAAAAGGGACCCAAAGCTCACTGTCATACTGAGAGACAAACACTGCAGTATTGACCTGGAGCCCTTTATATAACTAGAGCTATTTTGAGAGTTAAACCTGGAAAACTCATTGCTCAAATCTAATTTTCAGAATTAGGGTTAGGGGAACCTGCCCCAGAACTTTTTAAAGGGTTATAAGCAAAAAATTGTATCTGAGACGTCagtatgtaatcatgtaattcatttttaatacatGTGTGGAAAGGCCAGAGTTAAGATTCTACAGACAAACTTGACGCCTTCTGATTTTTTGAGAGTTTAACTGTGCAACCAAAATGCGTAATTGAATATATATTCCAAACAAACTACACTGAAAGCAAACGGAGGATCAACAGTTATTGGTATCGGTATGTGCCCTGGGTGCAGTAAGCATTCTCATCAACTGTAGTCTTAAATCTTAATCTTTGCACTGTTCATGTATATCAGCTCAAATTttggtttacattttcaaggGCTGAGCATATAATcgatttgattttttcttttctgattacTGAAAAGCGATTGGCTGTGGCATCATATCTTTCTTGGTGTGTACAAGGACAAATTAACCCTCAAAACAAATATATCATTTACATAATAGCAtacccagggccagatttttaaaggtatacccagggccagatttttaaaggtatttagacacctaaagatgcagattggtgcctaggtgcttttgaaaatcccagtaggtgcctatctgtatctttaagcatctaaataatgTAAACCTGCCCTCAAGTGTGTGCTCATTAAGGGCCTTTTGAATTTTGTGGAAGTCTTAATTGGCGtatgtgcaggatcaggctgtaTGTTAGGAGACTGGATATTCAGACTTAAAAGGGCACCATATTCCCCCATATAAATTCATCTTTTTCAGGATATAAACATGTATGCCCTTATGCTATATTTCTGCATGTAAAGTCAATAAAGATTGC encodes:
- the EIF2S1 gene encoding eukaryotic translation initiation factor 2 subunit 1; translation: MPGLSCRFYQHKFPEVDDVVMVNVRSIAEMGAYVSLLEYNNIEGMILLSELSRRRIRSINKLIRIGRNECVVVIRVDKEKGYIDLSKRRVSPEEAIKCEDKFTKSKTVYSILRHVAEVLEYTKDEQLESLFQRTAWVFDDKYKRPGYGAYDAFKHAVSDPAILDGLDLTEDEKRVLIDNINRRLTPQAVKIRADIEVACYGYEGIDAVKEALRAGLKCSTENMPIKINLIAPPRYVMTTTTLERTEGLSVLNQAMAVIKEKIEEKRGVFNVQMEPKVVTDTDETELARQLERLERENAEVDGDDDAEEMEAKAED